From Flavobacterium alkalisoli, the proteins below share one genomic window:
- a CDS encoding RHS repeat-associated core domain-containing protein, which yields MVEEHTNSNNSPFKFNGKEFDEETGNYYYPARYYDPKWSIFTSVDPLAESQPGKSSYHYCSNNPISRIDSSGMLDGDIFNLRGEKIGSDGIDDKKVYLMYTFSSNSYSKDFSEMLIDGTGSPEV from the coding sequence CTGGTCGAGGAACATACCAACTCCAACAATTCGCCCTTTAAATTTAACGGTAAAGAGTTTGACGAGGAAACCGGAAACTATTACTACCCCGCAAGGTACTATGACCCAAAATGGAGTATCTTTACATCGGTTGATCCATTAGCAGAATCTCAACCAGGTAAATCGTCTTATCATTATTGTTCAAATAATCCTATATCCAGGATAGATTCTTCGGGAATGTTAGATGGCGACATATTTAATTTAAGAGGAGAGAAAATAGGTAGTGATGGTATTGATGATAAAAAGGTGTATTTAATGTATACCTTTTCGAGTAATTCTTATAGTAAAGATTTTTCTGAAATGTTAATTGATGGAACAGGGAGTCCGGAAGTATAA
- a CDS encoding Crp/Fnr family transcriptional regulator — protein MDFVNKLYSEIERQNSWDKNISLKRNEYLKIGGTVETNLFYIVSGSLKISIIDNSTEHIIRFGYKNNFIMALDSFITEKPSDFYIQALKKTELKVLSKQNYFTLINQSNDLIKLWDAILQQLILQQLDREKDILINSPKERYKRVFQRSPQLFQEIPNKYIASYLRMSPETLSRLKKS, from the coding sequence ATGGATTTTGTAAATAAACTATATAGCGAAATCGAAAGGCAAAATTCTTGGGATAAAAATATTTCACTAAAAAGAAATGAATACCTTAAGATTGGAGGAACTGTTGAAACAAACCTTTTTTATATTGTTTCCGGAAGTCTTAAAATATCAATAATTGATAATAGTACTGAACATATTATTCGTTTTGGATACAAAAATAATTTCATAATGGCTTTGGATAGTTTCATTACTGAGAAGCCGTCAGACTTTTATATACAGGCTCTTAAAAAAACGGAATTAAAAGTTTTGTCGAAGCAGAATTATTTTACCTTAATAAATCAAAGTAATGATTTGATTAAGCTTTGGGATGCTATTTTGCAACAACTTATATTGCAGCAATTAGACAGGGAGAAAGATATACTTATTAATTCACCAAAAGAGAGGTATAAAAGAGTTTTTCAAAGGAGCCCTCAGTTATTTCAGGAAATCCCTAATAAATACATTGCTTCTTATTTAAGGATGTCACCAGAGACACTTTCCAGACTGAAAAAGTCTTGA
- a CDS encoding ATP-binding protein, producing MENSENKVINLTAEVRQERTFITISDTGMGVDKEIEDKIFLPFFTTRKDGASIGLTLSKNIIDAHGGHLQYKSSSEGSSFSICLV from the coding sequence TTGGAGAACAGCGAAAACAAAGTAATAAACCTTACAGCCGAGGTAAGGCAGGAACGCACTTTTATTACCATATCGGACACCGGAATGGGTGTTGATAAGGAAATCGAGGACAAGATATTTCTTCCCTTTTTTACCACCCGAAAAGACGGGGCAAGCATAGGTCTAACCCTTTCAAAAAACATTATAGATGCTCATGGAGGACATCTGCAATACAAAAGTAGTTCTGAAGGAAGTTCCTTTAGTATCTGCCTTGTATAA
- a CDS encoding DinB family protein has protein sequence MKTEDLIRELVELTYKNINEIQAFKELSIDELSRKQNNNSWSVLECIEHLNRYGDFYIPEIRSRIEKSKHKKSDNFKTGLLGDYFAKILLPKEKLNKMKTFSSMNPINSSLDKSVLDKFIYQQQQILKLLETSADTDLTKVKTSISISRFIKLRLGDTFRVVIYHNLRHVIQAKNVLNT, from the coding sequence ATGAAAACAGAAGATCTAATTAGGGAGCTGGTAGAACTGACATACAAAAACATAAATGAAATTCAGGCATTCAAAGAGTTGTCAATAGATGAATTAAGCCGTAAACAGAATAACAACAGCTGGAGCGTATTAGAATGTATTGAACATTTAAACAGATACGGAGATTTTTACATCCCTGAAATCAGAAGCCGAATTGAAAAATCAAAACATAAAAAGTCAGATAATTTCAAAACAGGTTTGCTGGGAGACTACTTTGCTAAGATTTTGTTACCAAAAGAAAAACTGAATAAAATGAAAACATTCAGTTCCATGAATCCAATAAATTCATCACTGGATAAGAGTGTTCTAGATAAATTCATATATCAACAGCAGCAGATTTTGAAACTTCTGGAAACTTCTGCCGATACAGATTTAACAAAGGTAAAAACTTCTATATCCATATCAAGATTTATAAAATTGAGATTAGGAGATACATTCAGGGTAGTTATATATCATAATTTAAGACATGTGATACAGGCGAAAAATGTTCTGAATACTTGA